One stretch of Fictibacillus sp. b24 DNA includes these proteins:
- a CDS encoding histidinol-phosphatase: MLTDYHSHLEKGTLTIDYLKQFVDTAREKGIQEFGISEHAYHFYETKNIVSKPWMEERRYYKMDDYVNLFKQADQLGMDVRMSIEMDYTPGSHEEMAAFIKSYPFDYVIGSVHWVDDFGIDLAEYRKEWDRRDLYETYRVYYDQIVTLAESNLFDIVGHLDLVKIFNYVPADQEFLYEQYDRVTDALSRSKTCVEISSAGLRKPVGRLYPEPELLSLCYKKGIPIVLSSDAHEPHQVGENYEASITLAKETGYTKLMTFRGGERKEVELG, encoded by the coding sequence ATGTTAACGGATTACCATTCTCATCTGGAAAAAGGCACTTTAACAATCGACTATCTAAAGCAATTTGTAGACACAGCAAGAGAAAAAGGGATACAAGAGTTTGGAATTTCAGAACACGCTTATCATTTTTATGAAACAAAGAACATTGTATCAAAACCATGGATGGAAGAAAGACGCTATTACAAGATGGACGATTATGTGAACTTGTTTAAACAAGCTGATCAACTTGGAATGGACGTAAGAATGTCTATTGAGATGGACTATACACCAGGCAGTCATGAGGAAATGGCTGCGTTCATCAAATCTTATCCGTTTGATTATGTGATCGGATCTGTTCACTGGGTAGACGATTTTGGAATAGATTTGGCAGAGTACCGAAAAGAATGGGATCGTCGTGATCTCTATGAAACGTATCGTGTATATTATGATCAGATCGTTACGCTTGCTGAAAGTAACTTATTTGATATCGTGGGGCATCTTGATCTTGTGAAGATCTTTAACTATGTTCCTGCCGATCAAGAATTCTTATATGAACAGTATGACCGTGTTACAGATGCTTTAAGCCGTTCAAAGACATGTGTAGAGATCTCGTCTGCTGGACTTCGGAAACCGGTTGGGAGGCTGTATCCTGAACCCGAACTCCTTTCACTCTGTTACAAGAAAGGAATTCCGATCGTACTTTCGTCAGACGCTCACGAACCTCATCAGGTTGGAGAAAACTATGAAGCATCCATTACGCTAGCCAAAGAGACGGGATACACGAAACTCATGACGTTTAGAGGCGGAGAGAGGAAAGAAGTAGAATTAGGGTAA
- the serA gene encoding phosphoglycerate dehydrogenase gives MTATILVCDGITSDGVEPLVKLEGVELIFGKLEDFEQPENIHGIMVRSATKITEAVLEKLPELRIVARAGVGVDNIDINAATKRGVLVVNAPEGNTISTAEHTWAMMMSLVRNIPQANQSVKQGEWNRKKYTGQELYQKTLGIIGMGRIGSELAKRAKSFSMNVLVFDPYFSAEKQKELSVTSVDLDTLIQQSDIMTVHTPLTKDTRKLLNYENLKHAKKGAFVLNCARGGIIDEEALLHYLDNGHLSGCALDVFEQEPPVSRSLIDHPNVIVTPHIAASTVQAQKNVAYMASDEIRSYLLNQPLKHAVNFPSLSKDTYEKLIAYYDFSNLLGSFTTQFFKEPVSEISIGYGGSLSETDTTSLTRSFLCGFLKTRLDRPVNDVNSMVAAKEQGIVVGEKHGTADHGYPNIIHVKVTGVNKIFTLSATLVKGFGGRIIQLNGYTVDFVPQGSLLYIEHRDTPGIIGKVGAFLGERNINIATMHVGRKSAGGEAMMVLTFDTQLPESTQKELASIEDLLVCKPLDL, from the coding sequence GTGACAGCAACCATATTAGTATGTGATGGAATTACGAGCGATGGAGTTGAACCATTAGTAAAGCTTGAAGGCGTAGAACTTATCTTTGGAAAGCTAGAAGATTTCGAGCAACCTGAAAACATTCATGGCATCATGGTAAGAAGTGCAACGAAGATCACTGAAGCAGTCTTAGAAAAATTGCCTGAACTTCGGATTGTTGCTCGTGCTGGTGTGGGTGTTGATAACATCGATATTAATGCTGCTACTAAAAGGGGTGTTCTTGTCGTTAACGCACCTGAAGGAAACACCATTTCAACGGCTGAACACACTTGGGCAATGATGATGTCTTTAGTACGCAATATCCCCCAGGCTAATCAATCGGTTAAACAAGGTGAATGGAATCGTAAGAAGTATACCGGTCAAGAATTATACCAAAAAACACTCGGGATAATTGGTATGGGACGAATTGGTTCAGAACTTGCAAAGCGTGCGAAAAGCTTTTCCATGAATGTCCTTGTTTTTGATCCTTATTTTTCTGCTGAGAAGCAAAAAGAGCTATCTGTTACTTCCGTTGACCTTGACACACTTATTCAACAAAGTGACATTATGACCGTTCATACCCCACTTACAAAGGATACCCGTAAACTATTAAATTATGAGAATTTAAAACATGCAAAAAAAGGTGCATTTGTTCTAAACTGCGCACGTGGAGGCATCATTGACGAAGAAGCACTTCTCCATTATTTAGATAACGGTCACCTTTCTGGCTGTGCACTGGATGTGTTTGAACAAGAACCCCCAGTAAGCCGTTCATTGATTGATCATCCTAATGTCATTGTAACTCCGCATATTGCAGCTTCAACTGTACAGGCACAGAAAAATGTGGCATACATGGCAAGTGATGAAATTAGATCCTATCTCTTAAATCAGCCATTAAAACACGCTGTGAATTTCCCATCACTATCTAAAGACACCTATGAAAAACTGATTGCTTATTATGATTTTTCCAACCTTCTTGGTTCGTTTACAACTCAATTTTTCAAAGAACCTGTTTCAGAGATTTCTATAGGCTACGGAGGATCATTATCAGAAACTGATACGACTTCACTCACACGCAGCTTTCTTTGCGGATTTTTAAAAACGAGACTTGACCGGCCGGTTAACGATGTTAACAGTATGGTAGCAGCGAAAGAACAAGGCATAGTGGTTGGAGAAAAACATGGAACAGCTGACCATGGTTATCCAAACATCATTCATGTAAAAGTAACTGGCGTCAACAAGATATTTACGCTTTCTGCAACACTCGTTAAAGGGTTCGGCGGCCGTATTATTCAGCTAAACGGCTACACGGTAGACTTTGTTCCTCAAGGTTCACTTTTGTACATTGAACACAGAGACACTCCAGGAATCATCGGAAAAGTCGGGGCATTTTTAGGTGAAAGAAACATTAACATCGCTACGATGCACGTTGGAAGAAAATCAGCTGGCGGAGAAGCGATGATGGTTTTAACATTTGACACCCAGCTGCCGGAATCTACTCAAAAAGAGCTTGCAAGTATTGAAGATCTTCTTGTTTGTAAACCGTTAGACTTGTAA